Proteins encoded by one window of Mycobacteriales bacterium:
- a CDS encoding HAD hydrolase family protein: MNHPPQVVATDLDGTLYRSDSTVSPRSRAALRLAADAGAIVVIVTGRPPRWVVPVAADTGSRGLAVCANGAYVVDLATGHVVEEHLLAPAAARACVAALRAAIPELTFAVERGHDFSYEPAYRPRWPVPPGSEVGVVDGLLRTPVGKLLARHERMSADELLARASSIVGSAVTVTHSSRDGLLEVSAAGVSKATTLAAVCAERGLGSSDVVAFGDMPNDLPMLGWAGWSVAVANAHPEVLGAVDEVTASNDGDGVALVLERMYRPG, encoded by the coding sequence GTGAACCACCCGCCGCAGGTCGTCGCGACCGACCTGGACGGGACGCTCTACCGGTCGGACAGCACGGTTTCCCCGCGCAGCCGTGCTGCGCTGCGGCTGGCCGCCGACGCGGGGGCGATCGTGGTAATCGTGACCGGCCGCCCGCCCCGCTGGGTCGTCCCGGTGGCGGCGGACACCGGGAGCCGCGGCCTCGCGGTGTGCGCCAATGGCGCCTACGTCGTCGATCTGGCGACCGGCCACGTGGTCGAGGAGCATCTGCTGGCTCCAGCCGCGGCTCGGGCGTGCGTCGCGGCGCTGCGTGCGGCGATTCCGGAGCTGACGTTCGCCGTCGAGCGGGGCCACGACTTCTCCTACGAGCCTGCCTACCGGCCACGCTGGCCGGTTCCGCCGGGCAGCGAGGTCGGCGTGGTGGACGGGTTGCTCCGCACCCCGGTGGGCAAGCTGCTCGCCCGCCACGAGCGGATGTCGGCGGACGAGCTGCTGGCCCGGGCCAGCAGCATCGTCGGGAGCGCGGTAACGGTCACCCATTCCAGCCGGGACGGCCTGCTCGAGGTCAGCGCAGCCGGAGTGAGCAAAGCTACGACGCTCGCCGCGGTCTGCGCCGAGCGCGGGCTCGGGTCAAGCGACGTGGTCGCGTTCGGTGACATGCCGAACGACCTGCCGATGCTGGGCTGGGCCGGCTGGTCGGTCGCCGTCGCGAACGCCCATCCTGAGGTCCTCGG